A single genomic interval of Chloroflexota bacterium harbors:
- a CDS encoding ParA family protein: MEKSEEGEAMTRIITITNQKGGVGKTTTAVHLAHGLALKGKKVLLVDLDAQAQAGIALHIPPADGAFYLLTMEVKRSATAFIREQTAEVRPNWQLLPASPRLSGVEHALPSPSVSWLAESLGRFENAYDYIILDTAPTIGRLQVLAIWAADWVIIPAAPEPLSANSIQKVLRTMRSLKDEQAWQGGLFGVLPTMYRERVREHATTLAEYQRRFGKALVLSPIHLAARLAECPAFGQTVFEHAPTDRAAEEYRRLVDTVLKAR; the protein is encoded by the coding sequence ATGGAAAAAAGTGAGGAAGGAGAGGCCATGACCCGCATCATTACCATCACCAACCAGAAAGGGGGCGTGGGCAAGACCACCACGGCGGTACACCTAGCGCATGGGCTGGCTTTGAAAGGGAAGAAGGTACTGTTGGTGGATTTGGATGCCCAGGCGCAAGCGGGGATAGCCCTGCACATTCCCCCTGCAGATGGCGCGTTCTACCTGCTGACGATGGAAGTCAAACGCAGTGCGACGGCCTTCATCCGTGAGCAGACGGCGGAAGTGCGCCCCAACTGGCAATTGCTTCCCGCCTCTCCGCGATTGTCGGGCGTAGAACACGCCTTGCCCTCCCCCAGTGTGTCGTGGCTGGCGGAAAGTCTGGGGCGCTTCGAGAACGCATACGACTATATCATTCTGGACACCGCGCCCACCATTGGGCGATTGCAGGTATTGGCGATTTGGGCGGCGGATTGGGTGATCATCCCCGCTGCGCCCGAACCGTTGAGCGCGAACAGCATTCAGAAAGTGCTTCGCACCATGCGGAGCCTGAAAGACGAACAGGCATGGCAAGGCGGCCTGTTCGGGGTACTCCCCACGATGTACCGAGAGCGAGTACGAGAACACGCCACGACGTTGGCCGAATACCAACGTCGTTTTGGGAAGGCGCTGGTGCTCTCCCCCATTCATCTGGCGGCGCGGCTGGCTGAATGCCCTGCTTTTGGACAAACGGTGTTCGAGCACGCCCCCACTGACCGCGCCGCTGAAGAATATCGCCGTCTGGTAGATACCGTGCTGAAAGCGAGGTGA